The genomic DNA CAGCAGACCCGATCGCGCATAGCATCCTTCTATGAGGTCGTGGCTTAGAATGCGATTTTCAGGAAAACGCCCATCCAGTGACTGCTCGAAGATATCTACGTCATAGATTCCCTTGCCGACGAAAGAACCCTCGCCAAAAACATCCTGGTAAAGATCGGATACCGCGCGTGTGTACGGGTCAATGCCCGGTTCACCGCCCCAGAGCCGCGCATAGCGGGAATGATTTGTGGCGGGAAGACTCACCGCAACCCGCGGCTGCAGAATGCCGTAGCCCTCGGTAATGCGCTGCTTTGCGCTGTCGTAAACCGGCCGGTTAAGCGGGTGCGCCATGGCTCCCACGAACTGCCAAACCGAGTCGCGAGGCAACTGCGTGTCAGTGTCAAGGGTAATGACGTATCGAACGCTTCGCAGGACTGCCGTCTTCCCGACAATACGTGAAAAGTAATCACCCGGCCGGCCGCGCAGAAATGAGTTCAACTCCGCAAGTTTGCCGCGTTTGCGCTCGTAGCCCATCCACATTCGCTCTTCCGGATTCCAGCGGCGTGGCCGATGAAAAAGGAAGAAAGTATCGGTTTCCTCGTGGTTGTACTTCTTGTTCAAGGCTGCGATCCCGGCCTGGGCAAGATCCACGAGCGGCCCGTCTTCCGGCATGTTCTCCTGCTCCGCATCGCGACAATCCGACAAGAGGCAGAAATGCACATTGTGATCGCGGTTGGCAAGAAACCGAACCTCCAGGGCTTCGACCAGTTCGGCGACGCTCTCCGCCGTGGTGAGCATGGTTGGAACCACAACCAGAGTGCGCAACTCAGGCGGGATTCCCCGGGAAAAGTCCATCCTCGGCAGCAGGTCCGGTATCGTCAGATTGGTCAGCGCCCAATTGAGTAGCGTGACAACGAACTGGCTGACAACGATCACGGCGAAGATGGTCATCATCGCGAGAGTCCAAGTTCGCAGGCCATCGGTAGAGGCTTTTATGGCCAAGGTTCTGGTGACAAGGGCGGTCGCACCTAGGATCAAACCTAAATACAGCAGCACTGAACGGCGTCGGCCAATCGTCCGCAATGATCGTGAGATAGATTCGCGCATCGCCACCGAGCGTTCGAGAGTCTCGCGACCATCCCCGATCAAATAAAACCCGACATGACTGGCCCGGCCTCCTTTTTTATTCCAACTGTCATGCGCCAGTCGAACTGCTTTGCCGGCTACCTCGCCTTCGGATAAGCTGCTGCTCCTGGCTATCTTTTCGACGACATGCCGGTAGCGGTCGCGAGTGGCAAAATTCATTTTGCCGTACACGCCTTCGGGATCTTCGCGCAGGGTGCGCTCAACGACGCTCATCGTCTCGACAAAGTGGCGCCAGTCGGTCGCATCCAGAAACCTCAGACTGGCGATGCTGTTGCTGATGGAAACCTGGTCGGAAGCCTGCTGCTGGTTCTCAGACCGCACCAATTGCTCAATCGTTGACCCGGATTCTGAGAGCCTCTGTTCAATCCATGTGAGCGGCAAGGCTAGTGCCGGTCCCTGTCCCTGCAGGCGGCGCGCCAATTCGGAGATAAACGAACTGACCATCGGAGGGTTCGACCGCGCCATGTCTGCGATCACCAGGATTAGGTTCTTTGGGTCTTTTTCCGCAGCCTCGGTCATCTTATCTGCCCAGGTGTCGGCGAGGTTGCGATCGAGCCTGTCAGCGGCAATCACCGCAGCGACGCGTCTGAGATTCTCAATCAGCGCGAGCCGCAACATGATAGGAATGGCCCATAACTCTCCCAGATTCAGGTCCGTGACCGTCTGGTAAGCCTCCATGAAACCACTGAGGCTTTCCAGATCTACCCGGGCATCGCCGTGCGAAATCGTTTCCAGAGCAAGATCATAGACACGTGGCAAACCTGCTGATGGGCCCCTGAGCAAGCGCGGGAGTGCCTGACTGTAGCCTTTTGGCAGGTGTCTCTTGGCAGTACGGATTTGTTCTTCGATCAGGTAGAAGTTGTCGAGCAACCATTCGCCGGCTGGCGCAATACGCCGGTTTGCTTTTACCGCAATGGTTAGCAGATGACAGGCTTCATTCAGTATCTTTTCGTTTTCTGCCAATCTGGCCAGGAGCTTGTCTGGCGCTCGTCCGTGCGCGACCGCGTGAGAGGCGGCCAGGCTTTTGCCATGTTGCTTCATTTGCTCTCTGCTGAACAACTCCGAACGTAGAAGTGCTTCTGCCTCTTCAGGCCTCGTCGGTCCAAGGCTTTTGCGCAGGAGCGTCCCAATTTGAAGCAGGGTAGCGTGCCTATGCCGGCTAATCAACGAGTCATCTCTTTCTCAAAAACATACTTTTGCAATGCAGGATCGGAATTCTTGAGCGTGCGTCGTGCGAAAACCAGGAGCGGAGAGCCGTGAGAATGCTGTAGGGCCTACTTCGTCATAGCAGTAATGGCGGTGCCGCGGCTGAGGCGTATTGAACCAGCCGATGCCGATTCGCTATTTTCAAGAAATGCAACAACCATGCAAATACAGCCTTGGACTCTGCTTTTCGCGATGTCTAGCTTGCTGGCGATCTCGCCATCGCTTAAGCCCTGCCCTGCTAGGCGATCAATAGGCAGCAGCACGCCCCTTGTTCCCAAAGCACACGCATAGGATTCACTTCCTGATAATTATGATCGTCAGCAGGGCAGCTAATCTGGTCAAAATGGCTCACTTCTCGTTTTCACGCGAAAACAAGAGGCTTCGTGTTTGAATACCAGCGGTTGGAAGATGGATGTAGTTGATCTATTGCGGTAACCATCCCGATACACTACTGCTCAAGCAGATATGCTAATCTCTAGACCAGTTTCAGAATCGGTACTCGAATCTGCTGTCCGAATCGATCCTGAAACAGCTCTAATCTGTCTATCTATTGGACTTTAGAACTCTGTTTTCCCACGTGAATTGCAGAAAATTCCAGATATCCTGAAGCTATGCGGAAAGCCAAGCGCACATCGAAGATAGGCGAAGTTGGGCCGTTTGCGTCCAATGCCGTGGTTCTGGTCACGCTCAACTCGCCGCGGGAAAAATTCTGGGGTGCGATCCTTAATCTTGCTCCGGCTGGGGTCAGCGTGCGCGGCATTGACTTGAACTCGGTTGAAGATTTCATCCGGCAGGTCAAGGCCGGCGACCTGGTCACTCCCAATGCGGTGTTCTTTCCCATGCATCGCATTGAACGCATCGAGCTCGATCTCCGCAATGGAGACATTCCTTCTTTGCAAGAGCGTTTTCAAGCAAAAACCGGCTTCGAGTTCCCCGACTTATTGCGGGAATTCTCTGCCCCGGTTGCGGGAAAGGAACCAGGCGCATGATTTCGCAATTGCGTGCTGCTCCCAACCAACTCACGCTTCTGCGCCTCATCTTTATTCCATTTGTGGTGATTGCGGTCATGGAAGGCCACGACCATATGGCGCTGGCGCTGTTTTTGGTTGCAGGAATCAGCGATGCGCTCGATGGGCTGCTGGCTCGGGTTCTGAAGCAGCAAACCGCTCTCGGGCTTTATCTCGATCCCATTGCCGACAAGCTTTTGCTCAGCACTTTATTTCTGGCGCTTTCATTTTTGCACAGGATTCCGTGGTATGTGACCGTGCTGGTTTTCAGCCGCGACATCGGCATCCTGATCGTCAGCACGCTGCTCTATGCCACCAACACATTACGCGACCTGCGCCCCAGCATCTTCGGAAAAATGAACACTGTGGCGCAGGTCGGAACAATATTTCTCGTATTGTTTTACCCCGTCGCTTCCATGGACTGGGTAAAAGCCACCATGCAAGCCAGCTTTCGTGTGACCTTTGCGCTCACGCTGATCTCATGGATTCACTACACTTTCGTGGTGGGCCGGCGCCTGCGCCATAGCGGCAGTCCCAGTTCGAGTTGAAGCTTGTTTTGTCTTCGTATCACTCACGTTACTGAAGGAAAACAAGGTTGCAACGTTGATATACTCTTTGCCATCCACCTCCACATAGGGATAGACAAAATAGTTCAAGGGCGCACCGGCTTGAGGCGGGTTGAGCGTTAAATCGCGTCCTACAGTGAATTGCACGCGGTTGGTATCGTGCGCTCCGAAGAAGTAATCGCGCTTTTCCTGGTGCTTCCAGGCCTCGGAAATATCCACCGGGACCCAACCTCTTTGTTGCAAATAAAACTCCGCCCAGCAGTGATAGCCGGCAATTTCGGAAGAGCTTTTGTCGGCCGGTAGCGGGAACCCGATCTCAAACTTCGCTGGAATCTGCTGTGAGCGCGCCATGGAAATGAACAGTGAATGAAAATCGGTGCAATTTCCTTTTTTGGCACTGCAGGCGTAGAGGGTATCGCCATGGCCCCATCCGGTGCCGGTCTTGTCATAACGCATGTTGCTCAGGACGTAGTCGTAAATAGCACGGGCCTTTTCTTCATCGGTCTTGGCATTCACAGTTTCTTTCGTCGCCAGCTCAGCCGGAAGGCCGGTAATGGGAACAAGCTTGTCGGCTTCCAGAAGCCGCTGGCGCTCGTGGGTAGAGAGACTCACGGTTTTGGCCGAAGCTGGCGTACTGAGGTGCTCACGGCGCACAACGTCATAATCCGCGGAAAACTTGTACTCCGGCTTGGTGGCTTTTTCGGTTGAGGCATACAGCATCCAGTTGCCGTATTCTTTTTCCTGCGTCTTTTTCAGCGGCAAATCGCCCGAAGTTGAAAGCACACGGACCACCTGAAATTCGTCGGAATGCGCGAGCGGAATCCATACATGAACAGGAGCGCCGGGCGTGAGGTTCCTGACGGTAAACTCGTAGTGGAAGGTGAAATGGCGTGTCTGCTGCGCTGAGGCCCATAGGCTGCAGCAAACGAAGACAGAGAGAACCGCAATTTTTCGTAGCATGATTGTGACCTTTCGAGTACAGAGGCAAACTTTGAGCAGGATTTCATCCTGCAAGGGCTTTAAGATGTTGATGGGTAAGAGAAACGGCCTACGGACGTTTTAGGAAGACGGTTCAAGTGAAACCGCTGCAGCGCAGGTGGGGGAAGAGCGCCAACATGATCAATAAGGATGCAACAGCGGGCGGAAAGTTGCAAGGCTTTCCAGCGCCGATCAGGACTTTTACCTCCAGCCGATGATTTAGAATCCCCATGATTTAGAATCAAAGATTCGTTTTAAATAGTTATTACCCCATGCCGTTGCAACTGTTCAATACCCTCTCCGGCAAGACGGAAACTTTTGAGCCGTCGCAGGACAAGCTCGTGCGCATGTACTCCTGCGGCCCGACCGTGTACGACTACGGCCACATCGGTAACTTCCGCACGTTCATCATGGTGGACCTGCTGCGCCGCTTCCTGCGTCAAAGTGGATACCAGCTCAAGCATGTCATGAACATCACCGATGTGGATGACAAGATCATCCGCAACGCGGCGAAAGAGAACGTGGACGTGCATACCTACACGGCAAAATATGAGAAGGCTTTTCTGGAGGATTCGCAGATCTTGAACCTGGAGAAGCCGGAGCAGATGGCGCGCGCCACCGAGCATATCAGCGAGATGGCCGATTTTATTGCGGCGCTGGAGAAAAAAGGCTATGCCTACCGCACCGACGACGGCTCCTATTATTTCCGCATTGCCAAGTTTCCTGAGTACGGCAAGCTTTCCAAAAAAGACTTCGAAGGCATAGAAAATGGCGCGCGCGTGGATGTAGATGAATACGAGAAAGATAACGCCCGCGACTTTGCTTTATGGAAAGCCCCTAAACCGGGCGAGGCCCAGTGGCAAACCAGCATCGGTCCGGGAAGGCCGGGCTGGCACATCGAGTGCTCGGTCATGGCGATGAAGTATCTGGGCGAGAGCTTCGACATTCATCTGGGCGGGGAAGACCTGATTTTTCCCCATCACGAAAACGAAATTGCGCAATCAGAGGCGCTCACGGGAAAGCCTTTCGTGCACTTCTGGGTGCATGTGCGCTTTTTGCTGGTGGAAGGCAAGAAGATGTCCAAGAGCCTGGGCAATTTTTTTACTCTTCGCGACCTGATTCTGCTGAAACATAAGCCTTCTTCTATCCGCTATCTGCTGGCTTCAGTACCTTTCCGGAAGCAGCTCAACTTTACCTTCGATGGACTCAGACAGGCGGCTGCTTCGGTTGAGCGATTGCGTGAATTCAAGTTGCGCATGGAAAAGGGCAATTTTCCCGACACAGGTAGCCCAGAGTTCGCCGATTTGGCCAAAGTGGGACTGCAAAAAATGCGTGAGGCACTCGAAGATGACCTGAACACCGCAGAGGCGCTGGCAGCGATTTTCGAGATGATCCGCCAGGCAAACGCGGCAGCAGATGCAGGCAAACTCGGCAAGCAGGATGTGACGCAATTGCTGCATACGTTGGAGCAGTTCGACCAAATCTTCGACGTCGTGCGTGACAATGACGCGGAAAAAATCCACCAGATTGCCGAGTGGGCGCGAGAGCAAGGGAAAGAAATCGAATTACCTCAAGCCAAAAACCAAATTTCCGATGCGCAGGTGGAAAGCTTGATTGCCGAACGCGCCAAGGCAAAAGCTGCGCGCGATTTTGCCCGTTCAGATGCTATTCGCAAACAACTGGCCGACGCCGGGATCATTTTGGAAGATACGAAAGATGGAGTGCGCTGGAAACGCGCTTAAGAATAATCATGCTTCGGCTTCGCAGGCAGGTAAAATTTTAGCCGCCGGAGCAACTTGCGCCTTCAGCTTGGAGCCCGTCACCAGCACAACCGCGCTCACGATGATCACCGCCCCCAAAAGAATGTAGCGGTTGACCTCCTCGTGCAGAATCAGCCAGCCCAGCAAAACCGCCACCACCGGATTGACATAAGCATAGGTAGCAACCTTGGCTGTGGGTACATGCTCGAGCAGCCAGATGTAAGCGGTGAATCCGACCAGCGAGCCGAAGATGGTTAAATAGACCGTGGCCCCGACGCCCCGCGCTGTCCACACGACCTTGTGCTGATCATTCAAAGCGAAAGCGATGATCATGTTCACCACCCCGCCGAGGGTCATCTCCCAGGCTGTAGCGGCGAAGGGATCAACCGCAAGTTGCGTTCTGCGCGAGATGATGGAGCCCACGCTCCAGCACAAGCTGCCAAATATCAATGCGCCGCTGCTCAAGAGAAACATCTTATTCAGAGAATTCTGAGGCAAGCCCAGCCGGATGACAGGCGCAAGCTGTGGCCACAGCAGAACAATGAGACCGACAAAGCCAAGGGCCAGGCCCATCCAGCCCCAACCTTTCAGCCGCTCGCCACGCAAGATAAGACCGTCAATCAAAGCTACCCAGAGTGGGACCACGGCAACAATCAACGCGGCCAATCCGCTGGGGAGATATTGTTCCGAATAGGCCAGCAGCATGTTGCCGCCGGTGAGCAGCAGCACACCCATAACCAGCAGCAGGAGTGCATCTTTCATCGTCAGGCGAATGCGGCGGCCGCTCAACGCGCAATAGACGAGCATAATAATTCCAGCCGCCACAAATCGAGTGCCGCTCAGCAGAGCCGGAGGAATATGTTCGACCGCAATGCGGATGCCGATATAGGTTGATCCCCAAAAGAAATACACGAGACAAAACGCGAAGAAAACGCGGAACCGGTGTTGGCGCTCTTTGGGTGTCATGGCAATCAGGGATACTCACATTGGACGCGGTACTGGTGAGCAGCGATGCAGATTTTTTGGCGCAAACGATTAGACTTTAGACCCAAAATGAACCTGTCTTCATTTTTAATATTTAGGATTTAGACAGCAATTTTGATTGAGCATGGACGTCAGTTCGGGAATATAATTGAAGGTGTTCGATAGCGATTGAAATGTATTTTGGCTTCCAATCCGTAACCCCGCGCCAATCCATGCGCTCGCGGCCACGCTGCCGGTTGCAATCCTTGCCGGCGGTGGCGCGCCCTAATCTTTTCTCCGGCGACTAACTGCACTATTTCTGACTCTTACATTTGTGGTCTTCCAAGAGACCGCTCAGTTGATTTCACGGCAACTTGCTTGCCGGTTTTTCGTAATGATTCGGAGAATTGCATATGACCTCTACAGCTATTTTGACTTCGGCGGGACCGAAGATTAAGACGCAACTGCCGGGTCCTAATGCCCGCCGCGTGCTGGAAGCAGACGCACGGTTGATTTCGCCTTCTTATACACGCTCGTATCCGCTGGTGGCCAAGCGCGGCCGGGGCGTGATCGTTGAAGATGTTGACGGCAACGAGTTCCTCGATTTTTCCGCAGGTATTGCCGTGGTTTCCACCGGCCACTGCCATCCGGAAGTTGTGGCGGCCATTCAAAAGCAGGCCGGCGAACTCATCCACATGTCAGGCACAGATTTCTATTACGAAAGCATGACCACGCTGGCGGAGCGCCTTTCGAAGGTCGCTCCCATGAAGGGGCCGCATCGCGTGTATTACGGCAACTCAGGCACGGAAGCCATTGAAGCTGCATTGAAGCTGGCGCGGTATCACACCAAGAGGCAAGGGATCATCGCCTTCTATGGAGCTTTTCACGGCCGCACCATGGGTGCGCTTTCGCTGACGGCCTCCAAGCCGCAGCAGCGCCGGCGCTTTGCGCCACTGGTTCCAGGCGTGACCCACGTGCCTTATCCCAATCTCTATCGCCGTCCAGAGGGCAGTGACGCAAAGCAGTACGCCATGGATTGCGCGCGCTTCATTGAAGAGAAGCTGTTCAAGACCACGCTGCCTCCGGAAGAGGTTGCGGCAATTTTTGTGGAAGCGATCCAGGGCGAAGGCGGATACGTTGTGGCCCCCGCGGAATTCATGCAGGAGCTGCGGCGCATCTGCGACAAGCACGGCATTCTGCTGGTGGTGGATGAAGTCCAATCGGGCAGCGGGCGCACCGGCAAATGGTGGGCGGTCGAACACACCGGCGTTGAACCCGACATCATTACGGTTGCCAAGGGAATCGCCTCCGGCATGCCGCTGGGCATCACCATCACGCGCGCCGAAATCATGGACTGGGTACCAGGTTCGCACGCATCTACCTTCGGAGGTAATCCGGTATGCATCGCGGCAGCGCTCGCAACCATGGATGTGCTGGAGCGCGAAGGTATTCAAAACGCTGCCGAGGTCGGCGATTACATGATGCAGCGCATGAAGCCCTGGGTGGAAAAACATGCTGTAATCGGCGATGTGCGCGGACGCGGCCTGATGATCGGTGTGGAGATCACGCGAGACAAAAAAGCCCGAACGCCGGCGTCAGACGTACGCGACAAAATTGTTGAGCTGGCCTTCGAGCGCGGTGTGCTGTTTCTGGGTGCGGGAGAGAGCTCAGTGCGGATTTCGCCTCCGCTGATCGTAAGCCGAGAGCAGGCCGATATTGCCATGACTGTGCTGGAAGAGTGCATTGTGTTGGCGGGCAAATAAGAGGCTCGATCACTATCTTCTTGCAGAATAAATCGGATGCTTAAGCGTTGAATGCGGCCGGTTTGTGGATAAAATTGTCCTGGATATGAGTTCTGGACGTATTACCCGCCTCGCTATCCGTGCGCTCGATTCCGCGGCGCGGTTGGTCCCGCAACGGAAAAAAGCCGAACATCTGACCACCGGCGAGCGCGGAGAAGAAGAAGCCTATTTTTATCTTCGCCGCTGCGGATACGTCATGGTCGCGCGCAACTTTCGTTCGCCCCGCCGCCGTGGTGAGATTGATTTGATTGGCTGGGAGGGCGACATTCTCTGCTTTATTGAGGTCAAAACCCGAACTTCGCATGCCGTCAAGCCGGCAGAGGC from Terriglobales bacterium includes the following:
- a CDS encoding transglutaminase-like domain-containing protein; the protein is MLRKIAVLSVFVCCSLWASAQQTRHFTFHYEFTVRNLTPGAPVHVWIPLAHSDEFQVVRVLSTSGDLPLKKTQEKEYGNWMLYASTEKATKPEYKFSADYDVVRREHLSTPASAKTVSLSTHERQRLLEADKLVPITGLPAELATKETVNAKTDEEKARAIYDYVLSNMRYDKTGTGWGHGDTLYACSAKKGNCTDFHSLFISMARSQQIPAKFEIGFPLPADKSSSEIAGYHCWAEFYLQQRGWVPVDISEAWKHQEKRDYFFGAHDTNRVQFTVGRDLTLNPPQAGAPLNYFVYPYVEVDGKEYINVATLFSFSNVSDTKTKQASTRTGTAAMAQAPAHHESVVNP
- the cysS gene encoding cysteine--tRNA ligase produces the protein MPLQLFNTLSGKTETFEPSQDKLVRMYSCGPTVYDYGHIGNFRTFIMVDLLRRFLRQSGYQLKHVMNITDVDDKIIRNAAKENVDVHTYTAKYEKAFLEDSQILNLEKPEQMARATEHISEMADFIAALEKKGYAYRTDDGSYYFRIAKFPEYGKLSKKDFEGIENGARVDVDEYEKDNARDFALWKAPKPGEAQWQTSIGPGRPGWHIECSVMAMKYLGESFDIHLGGEDLIFPHHENEIAQSEALTGKPFVHFWVHVRFLLVEGKKMSKSLGNFFTLRDLILLKHKPSSIRYLLASVPFRKQLNFTFDGLRQAAASVERLREFKLRMEKGNFPDTGSPEFADLAKVGLQKMREALEDDLNTAEALAAIFEMIRQANAAADAGKLGKQDVTQLLHTLEQFDQIFDVVRDNDAEKIHQIAEWAREQGKEIELPQAKNQISDAQVESLIAERAKAKAARDFARSDAIRKQLADAGIILEDTKDGVRWKRA
- a CDS encoding EamA family transporter, translated to MTPKERQHRFRVFFAFCLVYFFWGSTYIGIRIAVEHIPPALLSGTRFVAAGIIMLVYCALSGRRIRLTMKDALLLLVMGVLLLTGGNMLLAYSEQYLPSGLAALIVAVVPLWVALIDGLILRGERLKGWGWMGLALGFVGLIVLLWPQLAPVIRLGLPQNSLNKMFLLSSGALIFGSLCWSVGSIISRRTQLAVDPFAATAWEMTLGGVVNMIIAFALNDQHKVVWTARGVGATVYLTIFGSLVGFTAYIWLLEHVPTAKVATYAYVNPVVAVLLGWLILHEEVNRYILLGAVIIVSAVVLVTGSKLKAQVAPAAKILPACEAEA
- a CDS encoding acetyl ornithine aminotransferase family protein yields the protein MTSTAILTSAGPKIKTQLPGPNARRVLEADARLISPSYTRSYPLVAKRGRGVIVEDVDGNEFLDFSAGIAVVSTGHCHPEVVAAIQKQAGELIHMSGTDFYYESMTTLAERLSKVAPMKGPHRVYYGNSGTEAIEAALKLARYHTKRQGIIAFYGAFHGRTMGALSLTASKPQQRRRFAPLVPGVTHVPYPNLYRRPEGSDAKQYAMDCARFIEEKLFKTTLPPEEVAAIFVEAIQGEGGYVVAPAEFMQELRRICDKHGILLVVDEVQSGSGRTGKWWAVEHTGVEPDIITVAKGIASGMPLGITITRAEIMDWVPGSHASTFGGNPVCIAAALATMDVLEREGIQNAAEVGDYMMQRMKPWVEKHAVIGDVRGRGLMIGVEITRDKKARTPASDVRDKIVELAFERGVLFLGAGESSVRISPPLIVSREQADIAMTVLEECIVLAGK
- a CDS encoding CDP-alcohol phosphatidyltransferase family protein; translation: MISQLRAAPNQLTLLRLIFIPFVVIAVMEGHDHMALALFLVAGISDALDGLLARVLKQQTALGLYLDPIADKLLLSTLFLALSFLHRIPWYVTVLVFSRDIGILIVSTLLYATNTLRDLRPSIFGKMNTVAQVGTIFLVLFYPVASMDWVKATMQASFRVTFALTLISWIHYTFVVGRRLRHSGSPSSS
- a CDS encoding YraN family protein translates to MSSGRITRLAIRALDSAARLVPQRKKAEHLTTGERGEEEAYFYLRRCGYVMVARNFRSPRRRGEIDLIGWEGDILCFIEVKTRTSHAVKPAEAAVDEDKQRELVAVAREYLRRVSGSPAIRFDILSIYLEKGASSPQITLFKNAFSMP